The Deltaproteobacteria bacterium region CCTGCGCGGTGGCGATGTACGCCCCCACCGATCGCTTCCAGCGCTACCAGCCCATCTTCGATCAGATGAAGGACTCGATCCGGCTGACCGAGCCCCGCTCCCTGCGCCTGGCCCGGGCGGCGACGCTCCTCGATCCGGGCGATCTCGAGGCGCACCTGCGCCTGGCCGAGGCCTGGCAGCGCACCGGTGAGCGGCAGAGGGCGGTGGCCACCTACGAGGACGTGCTCGCGCGGAACGCCTCCCAGCGGCCGGCGCGCCTGGCGCTGGCCCGGCTCTGGGTCGACGAGGTCGACGCGCTCGAGGAGGGGGTCCGGCTCCTCGACGGCCTGCTGCCCGAGACCACCGATCCCGAGGAGCGCGTCGAGCTCCTCCTCCTCGGCGTGCGCTACGACCTGCAGCAGGATCACCTGTCCCGCGCCCACGAGCGGCTGGAAGAGCTCCTCGCGCTGGCGCCGGAGGATCCGCGGGTGCGCCAGCTGGCTCACCACCTGCCGGCGCTCCCGGAGCCGCTGGCCCCCTGAGGCGGGTGACGGGGGCGCGCGCTTCGTGCCAGATTTTCCCTCATGAAGAAGCTGGTCCAGCCGATCGCCCTCGCCCTCCTCCTCCTTCCCGCCGCGGCGCGCGGCGAGGCCGAGACCTGCGCCTCCATCCTGGAGCGCTCCGAGGACAAGCTGGGGATGGGGGTGCAGAGCGGGAAGGCCGTCCTCGAGCTGGAGACCCACCCCCGCACCGGGAAGCCGCGGCAGCGCTCGCTGGAGATCCAGAGCATGCAGGAGGAGGGGCTGCTGCGGACCCGGGTGCAGATCCTCGCCCCCGCCGACGTGGCCGGCACCGCCTTCCTCACCCTGGAGCGCGAGGGGAAGGACGACGAGCAGCACATGTTCCTGCCGGCGCTGGGCAAGGTCCGGCGGATCAGCGGCTCGGCGAAGAAGGGCTCCTTCATGGGCACCGACTTCTCCTACGCCGACCTCGAGACCCGGGACGCCGAGGACAACCACTGCGAGCTCGTCGGTGAGGAGACCCTGGAGGGCAAGAAGGTCTGGCACCTCTCGACCCGCCCGAAGACCCCGGACAAGGACGACGCCTACAGCCGGGCCGAGCTCTGGGTGCAGCAGGAGACCCTGGTGCCCGTGAAGATCGAGCTCTTCGATCGCAAGGAGAAGCTGCTGAAGGTCCTCGAGGTCCAGAAGGTGGAGAAGCGGGGCGAGCGCTTCGTGGCCACCGAGTCGACGATGCGGAACGTGCAGAAGGAGACCTGGACCAAGATGTCCCTCGGCGAGGTCGACTTCTCCGCCGAGTTCCCCCCCGAGACCTTCACCTCGAGGTCACTGCAGCGCCTCGCCCGCTGACCGGTTTCGGAGCGGACGCTCCCCCGAACCGGCAGGGGTTCGCCTCGGCTTCTCTCTTCGGAGCGGCCCGGAGGCGGCGCCCAGCCGCCGCAGGGCCAGCGGAGCCGTTCACCCCAGGCGCGAGCTGGGGGTCGTTAGGGGGAGCGGACGCTCCCCCTAACCTCCAAAGAAACAGAACTGCTCGCGCCGGAAGTTGAGGCAGACGTACTCCGGCCGGCAGTCCGCGTCGCTCTGGCAGGTGGCCATGCAGGCGGCGAAGTCCTGGTCCCGCACGCAGGCGCTGCCCTCCGGGCAGGCGTCGCAGTCCCCGTGGACGCAGTAGCCGCCGGGCCAGTCGGCGATGCAGAAGGAGGGGACGCCGGCGCAGTCGGCGGCGGTGCCGCACTCGCCACCCACCGGGCTCTCTCCGCCGCCCTGGGAGGGGACGCAGGCGAGGGCCCCGAAGGGATCGGCGCACTGGTAGCCCTCGCGGCAGTCGGCGTCGCTCTCGCAGCCGTCGATGCAGATCGGCTCCCCGTTCTCGGTCAGCACACAGACCCCGCCCTCGGGGCAGCTGCGGCAGCCCGGGATCGCGCAGTAGCCCTCGGGGAGGTCCTGGATGCAGACCGCCCCGGGATCGACGCAGTCGGTGGCGAGTTGGCAGGCGCCGCCCAGCTCTCCGAAGCCCGGCGCCGTGCCGCCGCCGTCGGGCTTGCCGGCGTCGGGGATCGTGCCGTCGGGCACGCCGCCGTCCGGGTCGCCACCGTCGGGGAGCGCGTCGGGGTAGACGCAGGCCCCCTGCACGCAGATCCGATCACCCTTGCAGGCGTCGTCGCTCTGGCAGCCCCCGGCGTCGGGGGGGAACTCCAGGGGGGCGAGGGTCTGGCAGCCGCTCGCGAGCAGGAAGAGAGCCAGGGGGGCGAGGTGGATCGGCGTGGGCTTCAAGGTCGGCTCCTCATCAGATGGCTCGCTGATACGACCTCACCTCGAGCGTGTCCAGGAAGCCGAGGCGGTGGTAGAGCGCCTGGGGGTCGGAGTCCAGGTCGGTGAGCAGGGAGAGGGTGGCGTGGCCGCGGCTGCGGGCGAGCCACCGCACCTTGGCGATCAGCGCCTGGCCGATGCCCTGGCGGCGCAGGTGGCTGACGGTGGCGAGGCTCTGGAGCGAGGCCCCGTCCTCGGTCTCGAGCAGCCCCACCGCCCCGACGGGCTCGTCCTCCAGGTAGGCGACCAGCCACTGCAGGCCGAGGGTGCGGGCCTGCACGTCCTCCCAGCGGTCCAGCGCCCGGCAGACCTCGGGGCCGAACCAGGGAGCGTCCCGCCGGCAGCCCTCGCGGGCGAAGGCCAGGTCTCGCCGGTCCGCGGAGTCACGCACCGGCTCGATCCGCAGGCCCGCGGGGGGCGGGCGGCGGGGGGGCAGCGCCTCGGTGGGGGCGCTCATGATCACCATCCGCCGCTCGGAGAAGCCGCGCTCGACGAGCCGCCGTCCGAAGGTCGGGAAGGCGTCGGCCTGCCGGACCCAGAGCTTGTGGTGCCCGCAGCCCGCCAGGGAGAAACCATGGGCGGCGGCCTCGAGGAGGCGGTCCACGTCCAGGGGGAAGCGGAGGTTGGCCACGAAGGAGGCGTCCCAGACCTCGGGCACCTCCGGGTGGAGGTAGAGCTCGCCGCCGGGCAGGGCGTGGGGCCGGGCGCCGGCCACGAAGGCCGCTCTCTCCAGTCGCCAGAGGGCGTCGGCCCGCCCTCGCCGGTCGGCACTCGCTCGCATCTCCACCCCCCATCCTAGCCGATGTGCGACCGGCCGCAGCTTCGTTCCGGTTTGACCCCCATCCGGCCTCACGGCAGAATCCCGCGCCACCGTGGGGAAGAAGAAGCCGAGCGCGGACACCGAGGTCCAGGAGAGCGGGTCGATGCCCGGGATGATCGACGCCCTCGTTCCCGCCTTCCTGCGGGAGAGCGCGCCAGCGCGGCTGCTCGGGCGCCTCTCCGCCGAGCGGCGCGGCCTGCTCCTGGTGGTGGCCTTCGCGGGCCTGATCTTCCTTCCCTTCCTCGGCTCGGTGGGGCTCTGGGATCCCTGGGAGACGCACTACAGCGAGGTCGCGCGCTCGATGATCGAGCGCAACGACTACGTCCACCCCTACTGGGAGCGGGCCTACTTCTTCTCCAAGCCGGTGCTCACCTTCTGGTTGATGGCCCTCGGGATGAAGATCGTCGGCCTCGCCGGTCCCGGCGGTGCCCTCTCCATCTACCTGGAGTGGGCGGTGCGGCTGCCCATCGCCCTGCTGGCGATCCTCGGGGTGGCGATGGTCTACCTGGCCGGCGCCCGGATCTGGTCGCGGCGGGTGGGGGCGCTGGCGGCCGTCGCGCTGGCCACCATGCCGATGTACGGGCTCATCGCTCGCCAGGCGATGACCGACATGCCCTTCGTCTCCCTGGTGACCGCCGCGATCTGCGCCCTGATGATCGCCCTCTTCGGCAAGGCGCCGGCCGAGGCCGAGGCCGCGGTGGAGGACGAGGAGGCGACCGACGACCCCGACCCCTTCTGGCTCTACGTCTTCTATGCCTTCGTCGGCTTCGCCACCCTGGCCAAGGGCCTCCTGGGGGTGGCGTTGCCGGGGGCGGTGGCGCTCCTCTTCCTGGTGCTCACCGGGCGCTGGGGCCTCGTCTCCCGCCTGCGCATCCCCACCGGCGCGCTCCTGACCGCCGTCATCGGCGCGCCCTGGTTCGTGGTGATGTCCCTCTTCAACGGCAAGGACGACGAGTTCAAGAACTTCGCCTACCGCTTCTTCGTGCACGACCACTTCAAGCGGATCGGGATGGGCGTGCACACCACGACCCCCGGCGGGACCTTCACCTACTTCATCGAGCAGGTCGGCTTCGGCACCTTCCCCTGGGTGGTCCTCTTCCCGGCGAGCCTCACCATCGCGGCCCGGGACCTGGCGGCGGGCCTGAAGGGCCGGCGCGCCCAGGCCCTCTTCTTCGCCTTCCTCTGGATCCTGGTCGGCTACGGGACCTTCTCCCTCTCGGCCACCAAGTTCCACCACTACGGCTTCCCGATGCTGCCGCCCCTGGCCCTCGTCTCGGGCTACGCCCTGCACCGCATCTGGGAGGAGGGGATCCGCCCGCACCAGGTGGCCCTGCTCCTCGGGGTGATCCTCTTCGTCGTCATCGC contains the following coding sequences:
- a CDS encoding outer membrane lipoprotein-sorting protein, which encodes MKKLVQPIALALLLLPAAARGEAETCASILERSEDKLGMGVQSGKAVLELETHPRTGKPRQRSLEIQSMQEEGLLRTRVQILAPADVAGTAFLTLEREGKDDEQHMFLPALGKVRRISGSAKKGSFMGTDFSYADLETRDAEDNHCELVGEETLEGKKVWHLSTRPKTPDKDDAYSRAELWVQQETLVPVKIELFDRKEKLLKVLEVQKVEKRGERFVATESTMRNVQKETWTKMSLGEVDFSAEFPPETFTSRSLQRLAR
- a CDS encoding GNAT family N-acetyltransferase — translated: MRASADRRGRADALWRLERAAFVAGARPHALPGGELYLHPEVPEVWDASFVANLRFPLDVDRLLEAAAHGFSLAGCGHHKLWVRQADAFPTFGRRLVERGFSERRMVIMSAPTEALPPRRPPPAGLRIEPVRDSADRRDLAFAREGCRRDAPWFGPEVCRALDRWEDVQARTLGLQWLVAYLEDEPVGAVGLLETEDGASLQSLATVSHLRRQGIGQALIAKVRWLARSRGHATLSLLTDLDSDPQALYHRLGFLDTLEVRSYQRAI
- a CDS encoding glycosyltransferase family 39 protein, coding for MGKKKPSADTEVQESGSMPGMIDALVPAFLRESAPARLLGRLSAERRGLLLVVAFAGLIFLPFLGSVGLWDPWETHYSEVARSMIERNDYVHPYWERAYFFSKPVLTFWLMALGMKIVGLAGPGGALSIYLEWAVRLPIALLAILGVAMVYLAGARIWSRRVGALAAVALATMPMYGLIARQAMTDMPFVSLVTAAICALMIALFGKAPAEAEAAVEDEEATDDPDPFWLYVFYAFVGFATLAKGLLGVALPGAVALLFLVLTGRWGLVSRLRIPTGALLTAVIGAPWFVVMSLFNGKDDEFKNFAYRFFVHDHFKRIGMGVHTTTPGGTFTYFIEQVGFGTFPWVVLFPASLTIAARDLAAGLKGRRAQALFFAFLWILVGYGTFSLSATKFHHYGFPMLPPLALVSGYALHRIWEEGIRPHQVALLLGVILFVVIAQNLAMTPKHLADLYVYNYGRPYPSREVDPRRLFAVFFVLGGLLLVWSYFWQRRRSLVAGLLAIAFLFSAYLGWVHWVQLSPHWSQRDLFWTYYQTREGDEPIAAYYMNWRGETLYSQNSVVQIKDAGKLRKFVAEPGAEYVLVEQGRYKGLRSVLSRHRAQIVDRTNNKYYLVRVEDPL